The Thunnus albacares chromosome 11, fThuAlb1.1, whole genome shotgun sequence genome contains a region encoding:
- the LOC122992348 gene encoding CCR4-NOT transcription complex subunit 9-like isoform X2, with product MQAVTNVTALAQVDREKIYQWINELSSPETRENALLELSKKRESVPDLAPMLWHSCGTIAALLQEIVNIYPSINPPTLTAHQSNRVCNALALLQCVASHPETRSAFLAAHIPLFLYPFLHTVSKTRPFEYLRLTSLGVIGALVKTDEQEVINFLLTTEIIPLCLRIMESGSELSKTVATFILQKILLDDTGLAYICQTYERFSHVAMILGKMVLQLSKEPSARLLKHVVRCYLRLSDNLRAREALRQCLPDQLKDSTFAQVLKDDTTTKRWLAQLVKNLQEGQVTDARGIPLAPQ from the exons ATGCAG GCTGTAACTAATGTCACAGCCCTGGCCCAGGTAGACAGGGAGAAGATCTACCAATGGATCAACGAGTTGTCCAGCCCTGAGACCAGAGAAAATGCCTTGCTTGAATTAAGCAAGAAACGTGAGTCTGTGCCAGACCTGGCACCCATGCTCTGGCACTCCTGCGGCACCATCGCTGCCCTGTTGCAG GAAATAGTGAACATCTATCCCTCTATAAACCCACCTACACTCACAGCTCACCAGTCTAACAGAGTCTGCAATGCGCTGGCACTTCTGCAGTGTGTCGCCTCACACCCAGAGACACG GTCGGCCTTTCTCGCCGCTCacatccctctttttctttaccCTTTTCTGCACACTGTGAGCAAAACACGGCCGTTTGAGTACCTGAGACTCACCAGCCTCGGAGTCATAG GTGCGTTGGTCAAAACAGACGAGCAAGAAGTGATTAACTTCCTCCTCACCACTGAAATCATCCCGCTGTGTCTGCGTATTATGGAATCAGGGAGTGAACTCTCCAAGACG GTTGCTACCTTCATACTGCAGAAGATCCTGTTGGATGATACGGGGCTGGCTTATATTTGTCAGACATATGAACGTTTCTCTCACGTGGCCATGATCCTT GGGAAGATGGTGCTCCAGCTCTCTAAAGAACCATCAGCTCGTCTGCTGAAGCATGTTGTTCGCTGCTACCTTCGCCTCTCAGATAATCTCAG AGCCAGAGAAGCCCTGCGTCAGTGTCTGCCAGACCAGCTGAAGGACAGCACCTTCGCTCAGGTGCTGAAGGACGACACCACCACCAAGCGCTGGCTGGCTCAGCTGGTCAAGAACCTGCAGGAGGGCCAGGTCACCGACGCTAGAGGCATCCCCCTGGCCCCGCAGTGA
- the usp37 gene encoding ubiquitin carboxyl-terminal hydrolase 37: MATVVPKVSSGGTVKIRFTSMDLGNTRWKEGTFEILEKDNKVNLCLRFNSGGAPKTFQLNQNVKTINQNPNRIMLTLKDNSLITLDKMTPTLVQKTKEYLEKLKQPKTILKSSHGSANFSVLGNRSVKNESNPSGERQTTPRRQSVEGREDTIPRKPLGSPSRAASTPTRTGLSENRSEKRKRLLNSESDLTEDYPKENDSSSNNKATSDPSRKFLLSCKDKLKQTEENRSSAPLGSTPLQPTSFYGSRSVTKDYSQSHSFLDRPSSTSQTSTAKRSLMLPNHSTPFKKVRPSLDYGGWNKQRPSTLAQAQPPLQGFSNLGNTCYMNAILQSLFSLPSFSNDMLKQGISWKKVPINALLRRFAHLMAKKDVGCPETKKDLLRKVKSAISSTAERFSGNMQNDAHEFLSQCLDQLKDDVEKMNKSCTNEAAASSSSSSSSSSTVCENGHETTPTTTPSSAAKAEPGDEADTSRIYTCPVAVNMEFEVQHTITCKGCGELVTKREQFNDLSIDLPRRKKTLPLRSIQDSLDLFFRMEEIEYSCEKCNGKTATVTHKFSKLPRVLILHLKRYSFNAQLSLNSKLGQQVVIPRYLTLLSHCTESTRPPISLGWSSQASMSRTLKTSQSVNSSSGPLRRVGGKVANSSCTSILVDSDCEEEPNRKVNVSRKRRFSSCLPDDDDRPEERGAAMDSADFSGINDDEMLAAVLEMSRQEAGLSAAPPMEDEPTSSPDTGFGDTDAHDLAYHTELLDTDSKQPADVLDSLDLTMDENKENQTPEGVQQQGELDWVQQYSLDQEREEQELQQALAQSLQEHEAQEMREDDDLKRATELSLQEFNNSLPELLCSDDDSGNEDVLDMEYTEAEAENLKRNAESGDLANSFRLISVVSHIGSSSSSGHYISDVYDMKKQSWLTYNDLDVSRTQEAAVQRDRDRSGYIFFYMHKDVFEQLSEMERAGASSTSEVGRNVLQPL; encoded by the exons ATGGCAACCGTAGTGCCCAAAGTCTCCAGTGGTGGCACTGTTAAGATCCGCTTTACCAGCATGGACTTAGGTAACACCAGATGGAAAGAAGGAACGTTTGAGATTCTGGAGAAGGACAACAAAGTCAACCTCTGTCTAAGATTCAACAGTGGTGGAGCTCCTAAAACTTTCCAG CTCAACCAGAACGTGAAGACCATCAACCAGAACCCGAACCGAATCATGCTGACTCTGAAGGACAACAGTCTCATCACGCTGGATAAGATGACCCCGACTTTAGTTCAGAAGACTAAAGAATACCTGGAAAAACTGAAGCAGCCAAAAACAA TTTTAAAATCATCCCACGGAAGCGCGAACTTCAGTGTTCTTGGCAACCGCTCGGTGAAAAACGAGAGCAATCCTtcaggagagagacag ACAACACCGAGGCGGCAGAGCGTGGAAGGCCGAGAGGACACGATACCGCGGAAGCCTCTGGGCAGCCCGAGCAGAGCGGCGTCCACTCCCACTCGCACTGGACTCTCTGAGAACAG GAGcgagaagagaaagagactcCTGAACTCTGAAAGTGACCTGACTGAGGACTACCCCAAGGAAAATGACTCCTCGAG CAACAACAAGGCCACTTCAGACCCATCCAGGAAGTTTCTACTGAGCTGCAAAGATAAGCTGAAGCAAACAGAGGAGAACAGGAGCTCAG CTCCACTGGGTTCAACTCCCCTTCAGCCGACGTCATTCTACGGCAGCCGATCTGTGACTAAAGACTACAGCCAGAGCCACTCTTTTCTGGACAG GCCATCCAGTACATCACAGACCAGCACAGCCAAGAGAAGCCTCATGCTGCCCAATCACTCCACTCCTTTCAAGAAGGTTCGCCCCTCTCTGGACTACGGTGGTTGGAACAAACAGAGGCCCTCCACTCTGGCCCAGGCTCAGCCTCCACTGCAAGG ATTTTCCAACCTGGGCAACACTTGCTACATGAACGCCATCCTGCAGTCTCTCTTCAGCCTCCCCTCGTTCTCCAATGACATGCTGAAGCAGGGCATCTCATGGAAGAAGGTGCCCATCAATGCATTGCTCAG GCGTTTTGCTCACCTCATGGCTAAGAAGGACGTGGGCTGTCCAGAGACAAAAAAGGACCTCTTGAGGAAAGTGAAGAGTGCCATCTCCTCCACAGCTGAGCGTTTCTCTGGAAACATGCAGAAT GATGCTCATGAGTTCCTGAGTCAGTGTCTGGACCAGCTGAAGGACGACGTggagaaaatgaacaaaagctGCACGAACGAAGCcgcagcctcctcctcctcctcctcatcttcttcctccacGGTGTGTGAGAACGGCCACGAGACGACGCCAACGACGACGCCGTCCTCGGCAGCCAAGGCGGAGCCCGGCGACGAGGCGGACACCTCCCGCATCTACACCTGCCCCGTGGCGGTCAACATGGAATTTGAAGTGCAGCACACCATCACCTGCAAAGG ctgtggCGAGTTGGTGACGAAGCGAGAGCAGTTCAACGACTTGTCCATCGACCTACCGCGCAGAAAGAAAACCCTCCCACTTCGCTCTATCCAGGATTCTCTGGATCTCTTTTTTAGG ATGGAGGAGATTGAGTACTCGTGTGAAAAGTGCAATGGGAAAACAGCGACCGTTACACATAAATTCAGCAAACTACCCAG AGTGCTCATCCTACATCTGAAACGGTACAGCTTTAATGCCCAGCTGTCTCTGAACAGTAAGCTGGGCCAGCAGGTGGTGATCCCCCGCTACCTGACCCTGCTGTCCCACTGCACCGAATCCACACGGCCCCCCATCAGTCTCGGCTGGAGTTCCCAAGCCTCCAT GTCCAGAACACTCAAAACGTCGCAGTCGGTCAACTCCTCCTCAGGACCTCTCCG GAGGGTTGGAGGGAAGGTGGCCAACTCCAGCTGCACCTCCATCCTCGTGGACTCTGACTGTGAAGAGGAGCCTAACAGAAAGGTGAACGTGAGCCGCAAGCGACGATTCAGCAGCTGTCTGCCTGACGACGACGACCGACCGGAagag cggGGAGCAGCGATGGATTCAGCAGACTTCAGCGGTATAAACGACGATGAAATGCTAGCAGCCGTGCTGGAGATGAGCCGTCAAGAGGCCGGGCTCTCTGCTGCACCTCCCATGGAGGACGAGCCAACCAGCAGCCCAGACACAGGCTTTGGGGACACTGATGCCCACGACCTGGCCtatcacacagagctgctggacACAGACAGCAAACAGCCTGCAG ATGTGCTGGATTCTCTGGACTTGACCATGGATGAGAACAAGGAGAACCAGACTCCGGAGGGCGTGCAGCAGCAGGGGGAGCTGGACTGGGTCCAGCAGTACAGTCTGGATCAAGAGAGGGAGGAGCAGGAGTTGCAGCAAGCTCTGGCCCAGAGCCTCCAGGAGCAT GAAGCCCAAGAGATGAGAGAAGATGATGACCTGAAGAGAGCCACAGAGCTCAGCTTGCAAG AGTTTAATAATTCCCTGCCTGAGCTGTTGTGCTCAGATGACGATTCTGGCAACGAAGACGTTCTGGACATGGAGTACACTGAAGCAGAAGCCGAGAATCTGAAGAGGAACGCCGAG AGCGGAGACTTGGCCAACTCTTTCAGACTCATCAGTGTCGTCAGTCACATCGGGAgcagctcctcctctg GCCATTACATCAGCGACGTGTACGACATGAAGAAGCAGTCGTGGCTGACCTACAACGACCTGGACGTGTCACGCACGCAGGAAGCCGCCGTCCAGCGAGACCGCGACCGCAGCGGATACATCTTCTTCTACATGCACAA GGATGTGTTTGAGCAGCTGTCTGAGATGGAGAGAGCCGGAGCCAGCAGCACTTCAGAGGTGGGAAGGAACGTCCTGCAGCCCCTCTGA
- the LOC122992348 gene encoding CCR4-NOT transcription complex subunit 9-like isoform X1 translates to MLATGAAVTNVTALAQVDREKIYQWINELSSPETRENALLELSKKRESVPDLAPMLWHSCGTIAALLQEIVNIYPSINPPTLTAHQSNRVCNALALLQCVASHPETRSAFLAAHIPLFLYPFLHTVSKTRPFEYLRLTSLGVIGALVKTDEQEVINFLLTTEIIPLCLRIMESGSELSKTVATFILQKILLDDTGLAYICQTYERFSHVAMILGKMVLQLSKEPSARLLKHVVRCYLRLSDNLRAREALRQCLPDQLKDSTFAQVLKDDTTTKRWLAQLVKNLQEGQVTDARGIPLAPQ, encoded by the exons ATGCTGGCTACGGGTGCA GCTGTAACTAATGTCACAGCCCTGGCCCAGGTAGACAGGGAGAAGATCTACCAATGGATCAACGAGTTGTCCAGCCCTGAGACCAGAGAAAATGCCTTGCTTGAATTAAGCAAGAAACGTGAGTCTGTGCCAGACCTGGCACCCATGCTCTGGCACTCCTGCGGCACCATCGCTGCCCTGTTGCAG GAAATAGTGAACATCTATCCCTCTATAAACCCACCTACACTCACAGCTCACCAGTCTAACAGAGTCTGCAATGCGCTGGCACTTCTGCAGTGTGTCGCCTCACACCCAGAGACACG GTCGGCCTTTCTCGCCGCTCacatccctctttttctttaccCTTTTCTGCACACTGTGAGCAAAACACGGCCGTTTGAGTACCTGAGACTCACCAGCCTCGGAGTCATAG GTGCGTTGGTCAAAACAGACGAGCAAGAAGTGATTAACTTCCTCCTCACCACTGAAATCATCCCGCTGTGTCTGCGTATTATGGAATCAGGGAGTGAACTCTCCAAGACG GTTGCTACCTTCATACTGCAGAAGATCCTGTTGGATGATACGGGGCTGGCTTATATTTGTCAGACATATGAACGTTTCTCTCACGTGGCCATGATCCTT GGGAAGATGGTGCTCCAGCTCTCTAAAGAACCATCAGCTCGTCTGCTGAAGCATGTTGTTCGCTGCTACCTTCGCCTCTCAGATAATCTCAG AGCCAGAGAAGCCCTGCGTCAGTGTCTGCCAGACCAGCTGAAGGACAGCACCTTCGCTCAGGTGCTGAAGGACGACACCACCACCAAGCGCTGGCTGGCTCAGCTGGTCAAGAACCTGCAGGAGGGCCAGGTCACCGACGCTAGAGGCATCCCCCTGGCCCCGCAGTGA